In Macaca nemestrina isolate mMacNem1 chromosome 9, mMacNem.hap1, whole genome shotgun sequence, a single genomic region encodes these proteins:
- the LOC105486672 gene encoding growth/differentiation factor 10, which translates to MARVPTRTSQGPGPQLLPLLPLFLLLLRDAAGSHRAPAWSALPAAADGLQGDRDSQRAPGDAAATLGPGAQDMVAVHMHRLYEKYSRRGARLGGGNTVRSFRARLEVVDQKAVYFFNLTSMQDSETILMATFHFYSEPPRWPRALEVLCKPRAKNASGRSLPLGPPARQHLLFRSLSQNTATQGLLRGAMALSPPPRGLWQAKDISPIVKAARRDGELLLSAQLDSEERDPGVPRPSPYAPYILVYANDLAISEPNSVAVTLQRYDPFPAGDPEPHAAPNSSADPRVRRAAQATGPLQDNELPGLDERPPRAHAQHFHKHQLWPSPFRALKPRPGRKDRRKKGQEVFMASSQVLDFDEKTMQKARRKQWDEPRVCSRRYLKVDFADIGWNEWIISPKSFDAYYCAGACEFPMPKIVRPSNHATIQSIVRAVGIVPGIPEPCCVPDKMNSLGVLFLDENRNVVLKVYPNMSVDTCACR; encoded by the exons ATGGCTCGTGTCCCCACTCGGACCAGCCAGGGCCCCGGACCCCAACTGCTGCCGCTGCTGCCGCTGTTTCTGCTGCTGCTCCGGGACGCGGCCGGCAGCCACAGGGCTCCCGCCTGGTCCGCATTGCCCGCGGCCGCCGACGGCCTGCAGGGGGACAGGGATTCCCAGCGGGCTCCTGGGGACGCGGCCGCCACGCTGGGCCCCGGCGCCCAGGACATGGTCGCTGTCCACATGCACAGGCTCTATGAGAAGTACAGCCGGCGGGGCGCGCGGCTGGGAGGGGGCAACACGGTCCGCAGCTTCAGGGCCAGGCTGG AAGTGGTCGACCAGAAGGCCGTGTATTTCTTCAACCTGACTTCCATGCAGGACTCAGAAACGATCCTTATGGCCACTTTCCACTTCTACTCAGAGCCTCCTCGGTGGCCCCGAGCGCTCGAGGTGCTATGCAAGCCGCGGGCCAAGAACGCTTCAGGGCGCTCGCTGCCCCTGGGCCCGCCCGCACGCCAGCACCTGCTCTTCCGCAGCCTCTCGCAGAACACGGCCACACAGGGGCTACTCCGCGGGGCCATGGCCCTGTCGCCCCCGCCGCGCGGCCTGTGGCAGGCCAAGGACATCTCCCCCATCGTCAAGGCGGCCCGCCGGGATGGCGAGCTGCTCCTCTCCGCCCAGCTGGATTCCGAGGAGAGGGACCCGGGGGTGCCCCGGCCCAGCCCCTATGCACCCTACATCCTAGTCTACGCCAACGACCTGGCCATCTCGGAGCCCAATAGCGTGGCGGTGACGCTGCAGAGATACGACCCCTTCCCTGCCGGAGACCCCGAGCCCCACGCAGCCCCCAACAGCTCCGCGGACCCCCGCGTGCGCCGAGCCGCGCAGGCCACCGGGCCCCTCCAGGACAACGAGCTGCCAGGGCTGGATGAGAGGCCGCCGCGCGCCCACGCGCAGCACTTCCACAAGCACCAGCTGTGGCCCAGCCCCTTCCGGGCGCTGAAACCCCGGCCAGGGCGCAAAGACCGCAGGAAGAAGGGCCAGGAGGTGTTCATGGCCTCCTCGCAGGTGCTGGACTTCGACGAGAAGACAATGCAGAAGGCCCGGAGGAAGCAGTGGGACGAGCCGAGGGTGTGCTCCCGGAGGTACCTGAAGGTGGACTTCGCAGACATCGGCTGGAATGAGTGGATAATCTCACCGAAATCTTTCGATGCCTACTACTGCGCGGGAGCATGTGAGTTCCCCATGCCTAAG ATCGTTCGTCCATCCAACCATGCCACCATCCAGAGCATTGTCAGGGCTGTGGGCATAGTCCCTGGCATCCCAGAGCCCTGCTGTGTTCCCGATAAGATGAACTCCCTCGGGGTCCTCTTCCTGGATGAGAACCGGAATGTGGTTCTGAAGGTGTACCCAAACATGTCCGTGGACACCTGTGCCTGCCGGTGA